Proteins co-encoded in one Pelobates fuscus isolate aPelFus1 chromosome 5, aPelFus1.pri, whole genome shotgun sequence genomic window:
- the LOC134611450 gene encoding transcription factor Jun-like, which translates to MMTSTTTEHVKMEPPFYHEDTLNLQDFSQIAAYSAGSPEGTPGALRTSVGEPVVRYPPDTKLMSVNIILQSTGLKKKNIAAASVPLPVLPAGFSEVITRGGDTLKLLQVGNGGPTITDPTVAAREMSVGNTHTPTVPAVVEAGVVVTGGSVSSGGAGSSGGSSSSPDLSLLPNASSTAALNLLKLSPPELEHLLIQAASPGLSAASSSSSAPSPAPPSQPQGTPVPPAPGGPHPFLYRNQQMITQEQEGFADGFVKALADLHKQNQLLGAPLSPTALAAGSPTSYPAHSLLPAGEVPVYTNLSSFNPASAQHSPPLQQATQAPYTAAGSSAGTVLLHFPGLPRPHTVRGPLDEPQTVPDVSQGGAQGGGTTAGSSAGDSGSQPSLSPIDLETQERIKAERKRLRNRIAASKCRKRKLERIARLEEKVKVLKSQNSDLASTASLLREQVSQLKHKVLSHVTNGCQITVAKSSPVGGKAGDSSSC; encoded by the coding sequence ATGATGACCAGCACCACTACTGAGCATGTGAAGATGGAACCCCCCTTTTACCATGAGGACACCCTCAACCTCCAGGATTTTAGTCAGATCGCAGCATACAGTGCTGGCTCTCCGGAAGGGACGCCAGGAGCTCTCCGTACCTCTGTGGGGGAGCCTGTGGTCAGATACCCCCCTGACACCAAACTGATGAGCGTCAACATTATCCTCCAAAGCACTGGCCTAAAGAAGAAGAATATAGCTGCAGCCTCTGTGCCTCTACCTGTGCTTCCTGCTGGCTTCTCCGAGGTGATCACACGTGGTGGTGACACTCTCAAGCTGCTGCAGGTAGGAAATGGGGGCCCTACCATCACAGACCCCACTGTAGCTGCCCGGGAAATGTCGGTGGGGAATACCCACACACCAACTGTGCCAGCTGTGGTAGAAGCAGGAGTCGTTGTGACTGGGGGAAGCGTTAGCAGTGGTGGGGCAGGCAGTTCTGGTGGTAGCTCCTCCAGTCCTGATCTGTCTCTCCTGCCTAACGCTTCCTCCACAGCTGCCCTGAATCTGCTGAAACTGTCCCCTCCTGAGCTGGAGCATTTACTTATCCAGGCAGCCAGCCCAGGGCTCTCAGCCGCCTCCAGCAGTAGCAGTGCCCCCAGCCCTGCTCCACCTTCACAACCCCAGGGCACCCCAGTACCCCCTGCCCCCGGTGGCCCTCATCCCTTCCTGTACCGCAACCAGCAGATGATCACGCAGGAGCAGGAAGGCTTCGCTGACGGCTTTGTCAAGGCCCTGGCCGACCTCCACAAGCAGAACCAGCTCCTGGGGGCCCCACTGTCACCTACTGCCCTAGCTGCGGGCTCCCCAACATCCTACCCAGCGCACTCCCTGCTTCCAGCCGGGGAGGTTCCTGTCTACACCAACTTGAGCAGCTTCAACCCAGCAAGTGCCCAGCACAGCCCCCCACTCCAGCAAGCCACCCAGGCACCATACACTGCAGCAGGGAGCTCAGCTGGGACTGTGCTGCTCCATTTCCCAGGGCTCCCCCGTCCGCACACTGTAAGGGGGCCCCTGGATGAGCCGCAGACAGTTCCTGACGTTTCACAAGGTGGTGCCCAAGGTGGTGGGACTACTGCTGGGAGTAGTGCAGGAGACTCAGGCTCCCAGCCATCTCTGTCGCCGATCGACCTAGAGACCCAGGAACGGATTAAGGCCGAGAGGAAGAGGCTGCGGAACCGCATTGCCGCCTCCAAGTGCCGCAAGAGGAAGCTGGAGCGCATCGCCCGCCTAGAGGAGAAGGTCAAGGTGCTTAAGTCCCAGAACTCAGACCTGGCATCCACTGCTAGCCTGCTGAGGGAGCAAGTTTCCCAACTCAAGCACAAGGTGTTGAGCCACGTCACCAATGGCTGTCAGATTACTGTGGCCAAGAGCAGCCCTGTTGGGGGCAAGGCCGGGGACAGTTCCAGCTGCTGA